The window CAAATTGTTAATGTTGTTGATGCTGTAGGGTATGCAGCGATTGCGGTATCTACAATTATGGCAATACTCTCAGCTGGTGGACTAGCTCCGACTGCTGCTGCAATTGATTTTGCTATTATTTACATTAAGAAGAAAATTGCAAACAATTTAAAAGCTCAAGCGATAGTTTGGTAATTATTTTGCTAGCTTAATAGGTAATAGAAGAGATTTTTTCTCTTCTATTACCTATGTTTTAAAATTTACGGTTTTTATAGTGTTCAACGGAGGCCATAACAATTATGAATTCTTATAGCTTTATATTAAAAACCATCGTTCTCGACCAAATGCGTCAAGACTTTGCAGGAATAACAGAGCAATTGAAAAATAAACTAGGAATAAAACTTCCTGCTTCATTAAGTTGGATATTTTCATTACTATCTCAGAATATGCTACTTTTATTATTCGCATTTTTTTTTGAAAGCATTACAAATATTACTGTAAGAAATTTTATTGTTTTTGGGGTATTACTATTTAATTTTTTGCTTCCAAGTACAACAGCGCGACAACATTTTTCTAGAGTAAGCAGCAATCCATTAAATGACTTGCTATGGCAATCGCTTTATAACCGAAATCAACTACTGAATTTCGCTTTGATTTCTGAGTTGCTAATGTTTTGGTTACATGAATTATCGCTTGAAATAATAGCTATATTTGTACTTTTCCAAATATCACCTAATCTTATGACTGGAATTTTATTGACATTAGTTTGGATATTGTTAGTCTCATTTATTTATATTTCAAAATTGAAAAATCTAGTATTAAATACCTGGGAAATGAAAGTTGAAAATACAATACAAAGTGAAGTAATTTATTTCATAAAATTAATTCTTTCCTCATGCTTAATATGGATATTAAGTAAAATATTGCTCCTTCCATTAATAGAAAAGCCTATTGCAAACAATATTTATCAACAAGGCTTGGTAAAATCACTACAGTATTTTTCAAATACTGTAAAGCATATTTTTGTTATCAGATTTGAATTTATCAAAAATATTTGGACTAAGTGGTCTCATTCTGAATGGTCCTATTACATAATCGGTATATTTATTCTGATATATATAGGTATATATGTTTATTATTTTATTTTTCAGTCACCTAAGATAAACTTTATTTCCAAAAGGAACCCATTTATTTTATTAACTTCTCAAAACGCATTCTTTAAATTTTATCAATGGTTAAGTAGACGGATTTACCATAATAATCCATGGATACATAGAGATTTAGTCGTGCTGGAAAGAACTATTATCACATGCAATATACCACAAAAAATGTTTCTGTTTATGCCACCGGCCATATCTCCAATAATAGGATTTTCAATTTTTCTTATTGGAAGTTTAAATTCCTATTCTAGTTTCATAATTGCATTTTGGTTTGTATCTTGGTTCGTTGTATCACAGACTATTGGGATATGGCTAATGAATTATCCAATACTTCATCCTTCAAGTGAGTTAAGACAAATAGAATTAACTAAATTGTCTCCCCATTTGAATATTCAACAATATATGAGCAGTAAAAGAAAGTTAATTTATATTTTGTTGTCACCTGTACAAATTGTAACTACCATTATGCTTATACTGGGAGCATTGGTAATAAATGGATCTATTATTGAATTTATTATAGGTATTGTTGGTGTTTGGTTGTTGTTTTTTGTGAATGTTCTCGTCAGTACTTATTGGTTGCAGTTATGCAGTCGTTTTGATTACGCAAATATATTTATGATTCGTATGGATACTTATGAATCAAAAACATTACAATATTTTTTTACTATTCCAAAAAGAGCGATTAGTGGAGTTCTATTTCTTTTGTTTTTTATTGCAGTCTTTATTAAAGACAGTTTGGGGTTATCACTATTATATGACTCCTTTCTATTTCTGATTGCTTTAGGAGTATTTAGTTGGTATTTTTTCGTAAATAAAAAATATAAAAAAAAGATGGTATATAAAGCATGAAAAATATTAAAACCGAAATGCATTATGAATCTATTTGGTCTAAATATTCTCGAAAACTAATTCTTATATTGTTAGTTTTCTTTTTTTCTTGTTTGTGGGGGGCCGTTTTTCAAAGTCATAAGGTGCCGTTACCACCTAATCCACCAGATAATCATTGGTTTTATTACTTTTCCCATAATATGAAACAATGTCTTATTATGGTCTTAGTAGGATTTTTAACCTATGGAATTGGAAGCTTAATAATTTTAATCACAAATGGAGTAATGATAGGAATAGTCATTGAAATGATTATTCAAAATAACATGACTCAGGCTATTTTTACAGCATTTCTTCCACATGGTATTTTTGAAATACCTGCGGTACTAATAGCATGTCTTTACCCATTTATGCTTTGGAGTTTTTTAATCACCGCTATTAAAAAAAGAAAAGTGTCTCCAAAAATTGTTAAATTGGAAATTATTTTGCCGCCTTTATTAATGATTATTTTGCTGTTTATTGCAGGAATTTTAGAAACTAAATTTGGACTTTCTTATTGAGGAGTGTTGTTGTGCTAGAAATAAAAGATTTACAGTTTAACTATGAAAAGGATCAGGATTTATTAAGAAACATTTCTTTTACAGCCAATCATGGAGACATCATTTGGCTAAAAGGATCTAATGGCTCAGGAAAAAGCACATTACTTCGCATTATCGCACAACTTATTGATACGGAAATTGAAATTTATCTTGATGGGAAATTGATTATTAATAGGGAGGAGTTATTGTCTAATGTAATTTACATACCTTCTGAACCATATCTATTTGATTATTTAACTGGAGAAGAAAATGCAAGGTTTATACAACAATTATTCAATATCTCTCATGAGGATTTTAATAGCTTTTTCTTTAAAATGATAGAAAAATTTAATATGAAAACCGCATTAAAACAACTTGTTCAAGAATACTCTTTAGGAATGCGACATAAATTATATTGGTCTGCTTTTTTTGCGCGTAAATCATCATCTATTATTTTATTAGATGAACCATTCTCGTCCCTTGATAGTGACGCTCAAAAAAACGCAATGAATATACTAATAAATAAGGCAAAAAAAGGTTCACTAATAATTTTCGTTTCTCACCTTCCAGAAATTTGCAAACAAATAGCTACAAGATGTTTTTTATTGGAGAATGGGAAGATAAAAGAAACTGAATTATGAGCTATCCAATAATAAGCTATAAAGGATGATCATACCATGGATAATATAAAAAAAACGGTAGGAGTAACATCAGGATTAATCATGCTTGTCTGTATATTACTCAGTATTAAGATACCTAATAATCAATATTTAGGAAGTTATTTATTTGATTCATTAAAGCTTTCAAATTTTAGATTTATCATTATTATTATATTTTTCATATGTTTTTTTGTAACTAGCCAAACCTTAAAAAATGTCGAATCAATTCTTATTAACTGGGGAAAATTAGCCCTTTCTCTTTTAATGGGAGTTGCTTTTATCTCTTATATATTTTTTTAAGTAGTTTTAAATAAAGGGCAATATAAAATGAGCTTGACCAAATGAATGTCAGAAATATATTTTAAACCGGTAATAAACTTTACCTAACTCACATCTTCATATTGTTTTACTGTCCTTCACGTCTGAATTGGATTAGTTGGAAAACCGTATGCGGGGAAGTCGTATGTTCGTGAGAGCATAGGAGGAGGTTGCCGTGGCGATTATCCCCAAAAGGACAAAAGTGAAACCCACAAACTACATTTAACAAGAAGTCCTGAATCTATTGATATTAAATAGTTTCAGGACTTCTTTGTTCTATATATTAACTATATTGACAAAAAAAATCAGTCTACAAGGTGGTCTTTCATTCGTTTTTCTAATGTCTTAACCGCATTGTTTTTCATATTTGTAGCAGAAACATGGGGACGGTTCGTGCGCCACGAAGGGCGCATCATATAGTGGGTGGGACTCCCACTGAGAAAGATTTAGCAAATCACTCATAGCGAGTCTTGGACAACACAGGGTAACCGGTGTTGTTAAGCGTAGACAGCAAGCTAGTAGGCCGAAAGCGAAAGTTGAAGGGATTGAGCCTCGGAATCCCAATCGGGAAGGTTGATACTTTGAACCGAGTAGAAAACAACACTACTTTAGTCGTTATGCGAGAATATAGTAGCTTCCCCGGGGTCAGTGACCATGGCATGCTAGACACAGTTATGATGCGTCAACGTGGGAGACCCTAAGTGCTCTTTACCCAGAGAAAGTAAGACTAACAAGCGATAACAAAGTGAGGAGGTCTAATGCCTTAGGGAGTCAGATTACTGCATAGTACTGTTGAAGCAGGGTAATGCCTGTGGAGGGAAGGCGGTAACTGAGCCTTGCTCTAAAAAGAATTTCTCCCTAAGTTTCTAAACCTTTGAAGACCCATGCTATCCCCAAAATGTATCACCTTCTTATAAGAATATATATCGTTCATTGTAGTTTATATCACTAATGAGGAGCCTGATTAGTATTCCACCAAATTTTTCTTGTAAAATTTTAGGGATTTATAATTTTTAAAAAATAGGCTGTGTTAAAGCTCAATGTTGATTTATTGCACAATGTGATTGGAGTGGAAGGCGCGAAGACTCCTGCGGGAGCAGTGGAACAGGTGAGACCCCACAGGCCGCTTAAGCGCCGAGGAGGCTCACCGCCCGCCCCTAAGGTGCGCGAGTGCCTGGAACGGAAATCAACATTCTAGTTTAACAGAGCCTAAAAATAAGAGACTAGTTCCCGAACTCTCAGGGATAAAAAAAACGCCAGTATATCAGAGGCCTCGCGCTTTTGTCCGTTTTTTTTATCACGGGAAAATCCTATTTTCTTTTCACCAAGTTTTCACCATTCTCTTATAAACTTCTAACTATCAACTAATGAAAGGAGGAAAAAGATATGAAAAAGAAAAAAGTTTTACTTTGGGGTGTAATCTTTGCTGCAGTGATTTTTGTGTTTAATTTAGTTCACGGTCTTTTTGATGGCCACCGAGAATTTGCAGGCGGGCAGCGAGGACTCGGCCATGGACAAGCTGGAATGGGACAAGCCGGAATGGACAAAGCAAGTGGTTTTGGTCAACATGGCGGGTTTGGCGGCCACCACCAGTTAATGAACGGTTCTTTTCATGGAGAAAGTTTCCCCTGGTTGGCACTTCTGATTGGACTAGTTGTTCTAGTTCTTTTAGTAAGATGGTTGAGAAAAAGAGCAAAAGCAACTTCTATGAACCAGTTTATTGACACAAGTATTGTCAGCACACAAACACCGATCATTTCACAAAATGCAAGCATCTTAGATCAATGGGAAAAAAATGTGACCAATAAAAAGGAGACTGAATAATATGGGGATTTTTAGAAGAATTAAAACGTTAACAATGGCTGAAATTAATGGATTATTGGATGGAATCGAAAACCCGATTGCGATGCTCAATGAATATTCCAGAGAAATGGAGCTAGAAATTGAAAAAGGGCAAAAAGCATTAGCCAGACAAATATTTGTTGAAAAGAAACATGAGACCCTTATTTCTGAAACGAAAGCATTAGTAGAAAAAAGAACACGCCAGGCAAAGCTTGCTCTTGAGCAGGGTGAAGAGGCAATGGCTAAATTGGCTATCCAAGAAAAACTTACTAATGAAAAGCAATTAGGCCTTTACCAAGAACAATATGAGTCTATTCAAAAGCAAACACAAATCCTTTTGGAAAAATTAGAGCAGTTAAAAGAAACGTTTTATCAATTGCAACAAAAGAAAATCCTTTTAGCTTCAAGGGCCAATGTGGCACAGTCGATTAAACAAATTCAGAAAGCAACGGTTTCCTTTCAAACGGACTCAATTGCTAGAGGTATTGCCCGAGCAGAAGATCACATCTTAATGATGGAGGCAGAGGTACAGGCCGGAAACCAATTTTCTGCTCCTTTAGTCCAGTTACCTATAGGGAACCAAAATTCGATCAGTGATGAAGAAGTAAATTCGGAACTTGAAAAGCTTAAGGGTGAAAAAGTAGGAATCTAATTGATAGCTGCAATTGAAAGGAAGCATCCCAGAAGTTTGGTGCTTCCTTTTATCCTATCGTATTAAAAGGGGTTTAATCATGAACATTAAGATGCTTATTCTTATCTATTTTGTTATCTCTTTGGTGGGAAGTCGACTTCCATTTGTTAGGGTGTATCTATCACATTGTCACACCCTGTTAAACAAAATGATCCGGGTATGCCTAGAAGGGCATAGGACCAACAAAATCAAGCTGTATAAAGATGGAACTGGGGTAACGACCAGCCCTCCTCATTCCTTTTTCAAGGATACCCTCCTTTCTTATCTAGGAAATACTGGTGCCTTACTAGCATCCATAGGTTTATATTATTTAGTGGCGAAAGGAAACTATCGTTTGGTGGTTTATCTATTTATTGGTACGCTACTCCTTTCTCTGTTATTATGGATTCGTAATATTTTTGGTGTGATTTGGGCCGTTTCATTCGTTTCGTTGCTAATCATCCCAATCTTTTTCAGCTATGAGATTGCTTTCGTGCATATTAGTATTTTTCTAACCTCCGTTGTTTTTTCACACTCCATTCTGAATGCCATCCAAGTCTTCACAAGGAGTGTTCTAAACGATGATACACTCGCAAAAAAATCTTTATTTTCAAAAGGAAAAAAGCTCTCCCTATTGGTCCTAGGGTTCATTCTACTAGGGCAATCACTTTATGGTGGCTTTTATATTTTTAATAATTTTTTAAGTTAGTCATCAACGAGACTAGAATTTTGAAGGAGCGCTTTCCCATGAATATTTTATTAGCAGAAGATGATGTACGTCTCGGGGAGTTAATTGTATATATGCTAAAAAAGAAGGGCAGTTACAATGTTGAATGGGTGATGGAGGGAGAAGATGCTTATTATTATGCGACTTCTGCCCACTATGATGTCATCATCATGGATTGGATGATGCCAAATGGGACTGGAGTGGAAATCTGCAGTCGATTAAGAAAACAAGGATACGCGGGAGCCATCCTTATGTTAACGGCTAAAGATGCTGTCCAGGATCGGATTGAAGGTTTGGATTCCGGTGCAGATGATTATCTTGTAAAACCATTTGAAATAGATGAGCTATTGGCCCGTTTACGTGCGGTAAGCCGCCGAAACTATGCCCCAATTATAGAAAAGGAAATCAAGGTACATGGTTTGATTCTAAATCGAATGAGCCACAGTGTACGTTGTGGAGAGGTGACCATCCAATTAAGTCCTAGGGAATTTCAGCTTTTGGATTTGTTTATCCAGAATAAGGGTCAAGTATTGCCAAGGGAAATTATTCTTGATCGTATTTGGGGAGGGGATTCAGAGGTTGCTTCCAAGACAATTGATGCAACCGTGAAATTAATCCGAAAAAAACTAGGATTTGTTGGAAAACAAGATTTGCTTCAAAGCGTTAGAGGGGTGGGGTACCGACTTGAACAATAAGCTAGGCTTATTCTTTCGAACCATTTCAAACTTGGGGGAGAAGGATGTTTTTAAAAATACCCAAGGCCGTTTGACCCGGTTGTATAGTGGGATTCTTATGTTATTTCTTATTCTTTTTATGGTCATTGTTTACTCCGTCCTTTATGTTGTCATTTTAAACAATCAGGAACGAGAACTTCGATCTTTAGCCGATCAAGAAGCAACATTTATGGAGAGCTATTTATTGAAAAATGCACGGAGTAGCCTCCAAGAAGTGCAGGATCAAGAGGTTGTTTTTGCCGGAGCCAATCAATTTTTTTACTATATTGTCAATTCGCAGGGACAAATTATTTTGGGCAACGAAGCGGATCCCCGGGTACATCAAGAATTATTTGGCCTGGTAAAGAAAAAACTCTCTGCAAATCAACAGATTATGAAACAAACCATTCAATTGGGGAGAAATCATAATCAAGGGGGAAAAGGGGAATTTCGTCCGCGTGAGGAACCGCACGATATCCGTCTTCTCATTGCTAGTGAGCCGATCTATGTTAAAAATCAATATATTGGACAGCTTTATATTGGGAAAGACATATCCTTTGTCTATCAGTTATTATATTGGCTGTTAATCATTTTAACCGCAATCGGTATTGTGTTTTTTGGGGTAGCTTTATATATTAGCTTTGTCATGTCAAAAAGAGCCATGGTTCCCATCAGTGCGGCATTTACAAGACAGCGTGAATTTGTCGGTGACGCCTCCCACGAGCTGCGAACACCATTAAGTGTTTTGTTATCCTCTATTGATGCGATGGAAATGACGATTGAGCCACAAAAGGAAGATTTTGTAGGGAAACTTTTTTCGAACATGAGACAAGAAGTAAAAAGAATGACGAACCTAGTGAGCGATCTATTAACACTAGCCCGTTCAGATTCAAATACAATTGAGCTAAAAACTGAAAGATTCGATTTTGGCCAACTAGG of the Bacillus sp. 1NLA3E genome contains:
- a CDS encoding uberolysin/carnocyclin family circular bacteriocin, with protein sequence MLEAMGFFGVGKTLATQIVNVVDAVGYAAIAVSTIMAILSAGGLAPTAAAIDFAIIYIKKKIANNLKAQAIVW
- a CDS encoding stage II sporulation protein M, with the protein product MKNIKTEMHYESIWSKYSRKLILILLVFFFSCLWGAVFQSHKVPLPPNPPDNHWFYYFSHNMKQCLIMVLVGFLTYGIGSLIILITNGVMIGIVIEMIIQNNMTQAIFTAFLPHGIFEIPAVLIACLYPFMLWSFLITAIKKRKVSPKIVKLEIILPPLLMIILLFIAGILETKFGLSY
- a CDS encoding ATP-binding cassette domain-containing protein — encoded protein: MLEIKDLQFNYEKDQDLLRNISFTANHGDIIWLKGSNGSGKSTLLRIIAQLIDTEIEIYLDGKLIINREELLSNVIYIPSEPYLFDYLTGEENARFIQQLFNISHEDFNSFFFKMIEKFNMKTALKQLVQEYSLGMRHKLYWSAFFARKSSSIILLDEPFSSLDSDAQKNAMNILINKAKKGSLIIFVSHLPEICKQIATRCFLLENGKIKETEL
- a CDS encoding PspA/IM30 family protein, translated to MGIFRRIKTLTMAEINGLLDGIENPIAMLNEYSREMELEIEKGQKALARQIFVEKKHETLISETKALVEKRTRQAKLALEQGEEAMAKLAIQEKLTNEKQLGLYQEQYESIQKQTQILLEKLEQLKETFYQLQQKKILLASRANVAQSIKQIQKATVSFQTDSIARGIARAEDHILMMEAEVQAGNQFSAPLVQLPIGNQNSISDEEVNSELEKLKGEKVGI
- a CDS encoding M50 family metallopeptidase; this encodes MNIKMLILIYFVISLVGSRLPFVRVYLSHCHTLLNKMIRVCLEGHRTNKIKLYKDGTGVTTSPPHSFFKDTLLSYLGNTGALLASIGLYYLVAKGNYRLVVYLFIGTLLLSLLLWIRNIFGVIWAVSFVSLLIIPIFFSYEIAFVHISIFLTSVVFSHSILNAIQVFTRSVLNDDTLAKKSLFSKGKKLSLLVLGFILLGQSLYGGFYIFNNFLS
- a CDS encoding response regulator transcription factor; translation: MNILLAEDDVRLGELIVYMLKKKGSYNVEWVMEGEDAYYYATSAHYDVIIMDWMMPNGTGVEICSRLRKQGYAGAILMLTAKDAVQDRIEGLDSGADDYLVKPFEIDELLARLRAVSRRNYAPIIEKEIKVHGLILNRMSHSVRCGEVTIQLSPREFQLLDLFIQNKGQVLPREIILDRIWGGDSEVASKTIDATVKLIRKKLGFVGKQDLLQSVRGVGYRLEQ
- a CDS encoding sensor histidine kinase — protein: MNNKLGLFFRTISNLGEKDVFKNTQGRLTRLYSGILMLFLILFMVIVYSVLYVVILNNQERELRSLADQEATFMESYLLKNARSSLQEVQDQEVVFAGANQFFYYIVNSQGQIILGNEADPRVHQELFGLVKKKLSANQQIMKQTIQLGRNHNQGGKGEFRPREEPHDIRLLIASEPIYVKNQYIGQLYIGKDISFVYQLLYWLLIILTAIGIVFFGVALYISFVMSKRAMVPISAAFTRQREFVGDASHELRTPLSVLLSSIDAMEMTIEPQKEDFVGKLFSNMRQEVKRMTNLVSDLLTLARSDSNTIELKTERFDFGQLGEKTVESIRPLADSKEISLNLNAPVVLPVIGDSQRLSQLLYILLDNAIKYTPNGGNVKLYLSQEGNLLVINVQDNGLGIDAKDLPFIFERFYRADKSRARQMGGHGLGLSIAKWIVETHKGTIRVSSNIGKGSTFTVNLAIMDESTNV